AGAACAGACAGGAGTTGATTCCCTTGCAGTATCTATTGGAACAGCTCATGGAGAATACAAAGGAATTCCACATCTGAATTTTGAAAGATTACAAGAAATTGCAACCGAGGTTTCTATTCCACTAGTACTTCATGGAGGATCTGGTTCTGGAGATGAAAACTTATCCAAAGCAGTAGAACTTGGAATTGCGAAAGTAAATATCTGTACAGACTTATTAAATGCAGCAAGAGATAATACAAAAGATGGATATGCCGAAAGAAGTTACTATGATAGTGTAACACTTGCAAAAGATGGATTTAAAGATTGCCTGAAACATTATTACGAAGTATTCCATACAAAATAAACAAAAAGAAATGCGAAAACATACAATTCAATATTGACGAATCGCCATTTTAAGTGTTAAGATAACTTAGTATGATAAAAGCGAAGAAGGAGACAGTACTTCTATCATGAACGCATGAGCGAGTCCGGGGCGGTGGAAGCCGGGTGTTAGTAAGATAAGAAGGAAGATCACTCCGAAGCTGCAGGCTGAATGAAGTAAGCTGTGCCGGTATCCTCCGTTAACGGGATAACATATGATAGTATGTGAAATAGGTGGTTTAGAAGCAACAGCGTTGTCCTATTTTGGACAGCGCTTTTTCTTATTTTTTCCTATTTCATTAGATTTTCTAAGAAGTAAAAGGAGAGATGAAGATGTACAAGAAAGTATCATCTGACATGAACTTTGTCGATCGAGAGAAAGAGACCGTAAAGTTCTGGAAAGAAAACGAAATTTTTGAAAAGAGTATCGAAGAAAGAAAAGACGATCCGACATATACATTCTATGACGGACCACCAACAGCTAATGGTAAACCACATATCGGACACGTTTTAACTCGTGTTATCAAAGATATGATCCCTCGTTACCAGACAATGAAAGGTCATAAGATCATTCGTAAAGCTGGATGGGATACACACGGACTTCCAGTCGAACTTGAAGTTGAGAAGATGTTAGGTCTTGATGGAAAAGAACAGATCGAAGAATACGGTATGGAACCATTCATCAAGAAATGTAAAGAAAGCGTTTGGAAATACAAAGGTATGTGGGAAGATTTCTCAGATACAGTAGGTTTCTGGGCTGATATGGAGAACCCATACATCACATACGATAATAACTTTATCGAATCTGTATGGTGGGCATTAAAACAGATCTGGGATAAAGGATTACTTTACAAAGGATTTAAGATCGTACCTTACTGCCCACGTTGTGGAACACCATTATCCGCACAGGAAGTGGCACAGGGATACAAAGATGTCAAAGAACGTTCAGCGATCGTTCGCTTTAAATTAGTAGATGAAGATGCATATTTCCTTGCATGGACAACAACACCATGGACACTTCCATCTAATATCGGTCTTTGCGTAAACCCAGAAGAAACATACGCAAAAGTAAAAGCCGCAGATGGATATGTATACTATATGGCAGAAGCACTGCTTGATACAGTTCTTGGAAGATTAGCAGACGAAGAAGCAGGAACACCTGCATATGAAGTCTTAGAAACATACAAAGGAAAAGACTTAGAATACAAAGAATACGAACCATTATATGACTGTGCAGCAAAAGTTGCAGAGAAACAGCACAAGAAAGCATTCTATGTAACATGTGATGGATATGTAACATTAACAGATGGTACAGGTATCGTTCATATCGCACCAGCATTTGGTGAAGACGATGCGAAAGTCGGACGCAAATATGAGATGCCTTTTGTACAGTTAGTAGACGAACGCGGTAATATGTCAGAAGAAACACCATTTGCTGGATTATTTGTTAAGAAAGCAGATCCAGAAGTCTTAAAAGATTTAGAGAGCCGTGGATTATTATATGATGCTCCAAAATTCGAGCATAGCTATCCACACTGCTGGCGTTGTGACACACCACTGATCTACTATGCAAGAGAATCTTGGTTCATCAAGATGACAGATGTAAAAGATCAGCTGATCGCAAACAATAATACAGTTAACTGGGTACCAAAGAGCATCGGTAAAGGACGTTTTGGAGACTGGTTAGAGAACGTACAGGATTGGGGAATCTCAAGAAACCGTTATTGGGGAACTCCGTTAAATATCTGGGAATGTGAATGTGGACATCAGCATTCTATCGGTTCTATCGAAGAATTAAAGAGTATGTCTGATAACTGTCCAGACGATATTGAACTTCACCGTCCATATATCGACCAGGTAACAATTAAGTGTCCACATTGTGGAAAACCAATGCATCGTGTAGAAGAAGTAATCGACTGCTGGTTCGATTCAGGATCTATGCCTTTCGCACAGTGGCATTACCCATTTGAGAATAAAGAAATCTTCGAAGATAACTTCCCAGCAAACTTTATCTCAGAAGCTGTAGACCAGACTCGTGGATGGTTCTACTCCTTAATGGCAATTTCAACTTTATTATTTAATAAAGCACCATATAAAAACGTTGTCGTATTAGGACACGTTCAGGATGAAAACGGACAGAAGATGAGTAAGTCCAAAGGAAATGCAGTTGATCCATTCGATGCATTAGAAGAGCATGGAGCAGATGCGATCCGTTGGTATTTCTATACAAATAGTGCCCCATGGCTGCCAAACCGTTTCCATGCAAAAGCCGTTACAGAAGGACAGCGTAAATTCATGGGAACATTATGGAATACTTATGCATTCTACACATTATATGCCGAGATCGACCAGTTCGACCCAACAAAACATGCGTTAGAATATGATAAATTATCTGTAATGGATAAATGGCTGTTATCTAAGATGAACACAATGGTCAAATCTGTGGATGATAACTTAGGAAACTACAGAATTCCAGAAGCTGCAAGAGCATTACAGGAATTTGTAGATGATATGAGTAACTGGTATGTAAGACGCTGCCGTGACCGTTTCTGGGCAAAAGGAATGGAACAGGATAAGGTAAATGCATATATGACTTTATACACAGCATTAGTTACTGTATGTAAAGCAGCAGCTCCAATGATCCCATTCATGACAGAAGAGATTTACCAGAACATCGTAAGAAGTGTTGATGCATCTGCAAAAGAAAGTATCCACTTATGCGACTTCCCTGTATACAATGCAGAACAGGTCGATGAGAAATTAGAAGCAGATATGGATCTCGTATTAAAGATCGTCGTATTAGGACGTGCATGCCGTAATGGAGCAGCAATCAAGAACCGTCAGCCAATCGGACAGATGTATGTTAAAGCAGAAGCATCTCTTCCAGATTATGACGAAGCGATCATCTTAGACGAGTTAAATGTAAAGAACATCACATTTACAGATGACGTATCAAACTTCACAACATACAACTTCAAACCACAGTTAAAGACTGTAGGACCAAAATACGGTAAATTAGTTGGAGGAATCAGAAACTACTTAGCAGCAGTTGATGGAAATGAAGCGAAAGCTCAGTTAGACTCTAAGGGACTATTAACATTTGAAGTTGATGGAACACCAGTAGAATTAGCAGAAGAAGATCTGTTGATCGAAATGGTAAAACAGGAAGGATTCGTAACAGAAGCAGACAACGGAGTGACAGTTGTACTTGATACAAACTTATCCGAAGAACTGTTAGAAGAAGGATTCGTCCGTGAAGTAGTCAGCAAGATCCAGTCTATGAGAAAAGAAGCAGGATTCGAAGTAACAGATCATATCACATTCTCTTACAAAGGATCAGACAAAGCCGCAGACATCATCGGAAGAAACGAAGCAGCGATTGCTGGAGATGTTTTAGCAGATGAAGTGAAAGCTGGAGAAGTTGCTGGATATGAAAAAGAATGGAACATCAATGGTGAGAAAGTTACTTTAGGTGTTGAAAAAAGATAATTTCATATAATGATGAGAGTGTCAATAAGTATAAATTGCTTATTTGTGCAAGCACAAACGCAATTTATACTTTTGACACTTACATCATATAACGAAGAAAATATAAAAAAGATCAGCTGTAGAAAGTTTTACAGCTGATCTTTTTGCTATTATTTATGAAATTTTCTTTGAAAGTGAAATCACATTAAGACCATGTTCTTCCAGAAAGATATTAATATCAATGAGATTCCATTTTTCATTATTGATATGCATCATGATCGCTGCATCTCTTGGAACTTTTGCATAAAGTTCACCGAGTTGTGCGATTCGCAGAGCATGTTGCGTGGTTTTTAGATCCATATGAGCCCCAAGACACAAAGCCAGCAGATAATCTCTGGAAGGATGAGGTTTCGTTCCATTTAAGATTTCATGGGCATAGCTTTGTGATATCCCACTGTTTTTGATGATCTGCGAAATTTTCAGGTCATGCTTTGCAATATAAACAGAGAAAAAATCCTGCAGGCTTGGTAACTGCTGAAGATTCTTAAGATAATTCGAAAAATTCTCCAAAGAAGTAGATTTTAATTGTTGATCTAAATGATCAGTTAATTGATCCTGCATATGTAAATATCCTTTCTCTCTTTGTGCTTATAATAAACGATCATTGCCCCTTCTTTAAGGAAACTGCTGCAAATACCGCACAAATCAGACACCAGGCAGCCCATACATTTAAATCTGCATAACTTCCTGCCATAGTAAATCCGCAAAGTGCACCAAGTGCAAATAAAACGATCAGTGCGATATTACCGCCCTTTGAACCATTTCTTGTAGCAATAGAAACAATTCCACCAGCCAATAAAATGATCGCAACGATCAATCCGGCAGAACTGCCACTTTCCCCATTTTCTGCTAAAGAATTTGAAATTCCAGCTGCACAAGACTGAAACATAACAAAAGCAAAAAGTACAATTGAGATGATTCCAGAAACTAATTTCCAAGTTTTCATATTTAATTCCTCCCTTCTATATGAACAATAATAAGAGTAGCAAATATTCATATAGAAATGTTTCGCTGACAGCGTAAAATTTTACTGCCAGCGATAAAGAACCTACCATATGATTTCTTCGACTAACAGCATAAAGATCATAAGAATGACCAAAATTCCCAAAGAAATCAGACACTGTAGAACAATTCGAAGTACAAAAGGGAGAGAATGACCCAGAAAAGATCTGGTTCGGATATTTTTGTAGTTAAAATTATAAAAAATAAGGCTGAGCAGCATCAGAAATACAAAAAAACGCTCATGCCATAGTTGTAGTCCAGTTAGAGGAAGTCCGGTTTTTGCATTTGTGAAATCTGAAGTCATACTACAGTAAAGAAAAGAGAGATATCCGAAGAATGCCAAGATTATTTTCCACAGCTTTCCAGTTCGAAATCCTGGAATATCAGAATGTATCGAAGAAAGCGTAAATCCAGGTTTTCCAATATCAGAGGAAATATTATCATGTAAAGCTGTCTCAAGTTCTTCGACCGTCTGGAAACGTTCCTCAGGATTCCATCGAATACATTTTGAAATGACGGAACGATATCTGTCATCAGCCAATTGATGTTTTGGATATTCTCCTGTCAATAAGCGGTTAAAAATAATCCCCAATGCATAAATATCAGATCGGGCATCAGATTGCCCAAATCCATACTGTTCTGGAGGGGCATATTCTTTCGTTCCAAGTAATTCCGTGTCCTGCTCTTGCCCAGATTCATAATATCTGGCAGTATCGAAATCCACGATATAGACAAGATTTTCACTGGTCAAAATAATATTCGACAATTTCAGATCACGATGAATGATCGGAGGAGTCAGAGTATGAAGTGATTTTAACACATCACAAAGTTTACGCATGATTGCAAGAGCATCCGAATAGACCAGCGTTGTCTGTTCCTCAAGCAACTGTTCCAAAGTTTGTCCATGAATATAATCTTCAATCAGGATCAAAGAATCATTTTCAAGGATCAGGTCATGAATTTTTGGAATTCCGGAGATTTGTAAGTCCTTCAACTGTTTATAAACATCCAAAGAAAATCTGGATAAAACTTTCTTAACGAAAATTTCACCAGACAACTTGTGTTTGATTAAATATATATGATTGTGATTTCCAAGAGTCGTCAGTTCCTCATAGCAGGATAGACGATATTCTTCTTCTAAAGTCATGTGTTAGGATTCCTTTTGGTTTATGTAATATGTCGTTGAATAATTGTTATATAATTAGTTTAACATAGGTTGATCGTGGAGAAAAGATGGATTGAAGATAGTAGGATTGTATGATGTGTGATTGTTGTGCAATTAAACAAAATGAGTATTGAAAACATGAAATAGATATAGTATATTAAAAATAAATAAAATATGTGGAATAAACTGGGAAATACTTAAATGTATTTGAGATAGCATATTTGACGGAAGAACAGATTAAGATGTTTCAAAGTGATTTCGGAATTATTGAGGATTATTTTGTGAAGAGAAGGAAAGGGTATAAAACCATTGAAAATTATAAACCAATTAAGCATGTAGATGAGATGCTGAAGTTTATGGAGATTTTTGCAGAAGATGAAATCGTGATTTCACCAATATATAAAAGGGTAAAAGAATATCCAGAAGATACGGAGAGAGATATTTATCAGAGATTAAATTAAAGTGATAAAATAACTCAGATAAAACAGGAACTAAATATAGAAAGAAGAGATTTACATGAAAACAAGACAACAGGCAATCACTTACGGTCTGACTTTCCCACACACATATGTGGAATCTCCATTCAAAGATCCCAATTGGGAATTAGTAAGGGTAAAAGGAAGTAAAAAAGCCTTTTTATGGGTCTATGAAAAAGATGGTTATATCAATCTGAATATCAAAGTAGATCCAGAATGGAGAGAATTCTGGAGAGAAGCCTACGATGCCGTCATCCCAGGATATCATCAGAATAAAAAATATTGGAATACGATCATCTTAGATGGGACTATTCCAGAAAAAGACATCAAAAAAATGATCAAAGAAAGCTACGATATCATCACGGACAGTCCGACAAAAAGAATCTACGAAGCAGTCAAACAAATTCCAAAAGGGCATGTGGCAACCTATGGACAAGTAGCAGCCATGGCAGGAAATCCAAAGATGTCACGAGCAGTAGGAAATGCCCTGCATAAGAATCCAGATCCAGAGAATATACCATGTTTTCGAGTCGTCAATGCAAAGGGAGAACTAGCAGGGGCCTTTGCGTTTGGAGGAGAAGGAAATCAGGCGAAATTGTTAGAAGAAGATGGAGTTGTGGTTGTTGATGGGAAGGTTGATCTGGATGTGTATGGGATGTAAAGAAAGATGGGAAAGGAGAAGTTACAATGTGTACAATATTAGGTAATGCAATTAACAAAGGAATTGAGCGTGGAATTACACAGGGAGAAAACCCTAAACTAATTATGCAAGTTCAAAAGAAAATGAAAAAAGGAGATTCAATAACAAAAATAGTCGATGATCTTGTAGAAGATGAAATCGTGATTTCGCCAATATATAAAATGGTAAAAGAATATCCAGAAGATACAGAGAAGGATATTTATCAAAGATTAAATTAAGAGTAAAAAGAATTTATAATAATATGTAGGAACACGAACAAAAGGAAAAACACCATGAACTATCTTTTACACTGTATAATCATAGAAATATTTATGGCAATTTACTGCTATCTATTTGGAAGTACCGTATTTCATGTGCCACAAAAAAATAAAAAATATCTCGCAATGACAGTAATTACAAAGTCATGTCTGTACAATGTTATAACGCTATATCTATGTTATATAGGAGTTATAGAGAATACATACAGATATGGGTTGCTGAACATTTTTTGTATTGTGGTGATATTTGCAATATATAAATTGATCACAGGATTAGATTATATAAGAATTATTATAGGTACGATGTTAATCGATACGTTTTGTGGAATTACGATTGTTGTACCATATACATTTATATATTCAGTTGCCAATAAAGATTTTAGTTTTGATCGTAATTTTGAAGCAGATTTAGGAATTTATACAATAGTAGCAATTCTCTTAATTATTTGTGTTGGATATCTGATGGATCGGTGTATTGTAAGAAGGTTTTTACGAAATTTTGCGATTTGTAAGATTCCATTTCAAAATTTGTTTAGAATTATATGTATTATTGGATTTGTATGGGTAATGTATACTTATTCTGTTCAGGAAAGATCATCTATTACATGGCTGTATGTGGCAGTTCAAATAATTTTGGCACTAGGATTATTGTATATTACATCATGGTTTTACCGTTGGAGAAAAGATCGGAGAATTCGGATGGAGAATGAACAGTTAAACTATGAAAATAAAGTCATGAAAGAATATTGTGAAACATTAGAAAAACAAATGGAGACAATGGAACAGTTTCAGAATGATATTGTGAAGCAGATGGAAGAAGTAGAAGAGATTGCGAAAGAAGCAGAAGATGATGAAGAAATCAAACAGTATGCGGAAGAATTAAAGAAGACGTATGAAGCAATTCATCAGCAGTTAAAATGAAATTAAATAATGTGATTTAGAGCGTTTAAAAGGTATGAGAAGCTTGGAGATTGTGCCTTTTTTGTATGGATGGAAAAGATACATAAATAGACAAGAATAAGACATAAGAGGACAAAATATTTAGAGGTATCAATGATAAAATTGGATTATAAAATGCTGTAATATGGGAAGGAGAGAATAGA
The sequence above is drawn from the Anaerostipes hadrus ATCC 29173 = JCM 17467 genome and encodes:
- a CDS encoding serine/threonine-protein kinase yields the protein MTLEEEYRLSCYEELTTLGNHNHIYLIKHKLSGEIFVKKVLSRFSLDVYKQLKDLQISGIPKIHDLILENDSLILIEDYIHGQTLEQLLEEQTTLVYSDALAIMRKLCDVLKSLHTLTPPIIHRDLKLSNIILTSENLVYIVDFDTARYYESGQEQDTELLGTKEYAPPEQYGFGQSDARSDIYALGIIFNRLLTGEYPKHQLADDRYRSVISKCIRWNPEERFQTVEELETALHDNISSDIGKPGFTLSSIHSDIPGFRTGKLWKIILAFFGYLSFLYCSMTSDFTNAKTGLPLTGLQLWHERFFVFLMLLSLIFYNFNYKNIRTRSFLGHSLPFVLRIVLQCLISLGILVILMIFMLLVEEIIW
- a CDS encoding methylated-DNA--[protein]-cysteine S-methyltransferase, producing MKTRQQAITYGLTFPHTYVESPFKDPNWELVRVKGSKKAFLWVYEKDGYINLNIKVDPEWREFWREAYDAVIPGYHQNKKYWNTIILDGTIPEKDIKKMIKESYDIITDSPTKRIYEAVKQIPKGHVATYGQVAAMAGNPKMSRAVGNALHKNPDPENIPCFRVVNAKGELAGAFAFGGEGNQAKLLEEDGVVVVDGKVDLDVYGM
- a CDS encoding helix-turn-helix domain-containing protein; this translates as MQDQLTDHLDQQLKSTSLENFSNYLKNLQQLPSLQDFFSVYIAKHDLKISQIIKNSGISQSYAHEILNGTKPHPSRDYLLALCLGAHMDLKTTQHALRIAQLGELYAKVPRDAAIMMHINNEKWNLIDINIFLEEHGLNVISLSKKIS
- the ileS gene encoding isoleucine--tRNA ligase, whose product is MYKKVSSDMNFVDREKETVKFWKENEIFEKSIEERKDDPTYTFYDGPPTANGKPHIGHVLTRVIKDMIPRYQTMKGHKIIRKAGWDTHGLPVELEVEKMLGLDGKEQIEEYGMEPFIKKCKESVWKYKGMWEDFSDTVGFWADMENPYITYDNNFIESVWWALKQIWDKGLLYKGFKIVPYCPRCGTPLSAQEVAQGYKDVKERSAIVRFKLVDEDAYFLAWTTTPWTLPSNIGLCVNPEETYAKVKAADGYVYYMAEALLDTVLGRLADEEAGTPAYEVLETYKGKDLEYKEYEPLYDCAAKVAEKQHKKAFYVTCDGYVTLTDGTGIVHIAPAFGEDDAKVGRKYEMPFVQLVDERGNMSEETPFAGLFVKKADPEVLKDLESRGLLYDAPKFEHSYPHCWRCDTPLIYYARESWFIKMTDVKDQLIANNNTVNWVPKSIGKGRFGDWLENVQDWGISRNRYWGTPLNIWECECGHQHSIGSIEELKSMSDNCPDDIELHRPYIDQVTIKCPHCGKPMHRVEEVIDCWFDSGSMPFAQWHYPFENKEIFEDNFPANFISEAVDQTRGWFYSLMAISTLLFNKAPYKNVVVLGHVQDENGQKMSKSKGNAVDPFDALEEHGADAIRWYFYTNSAPWLPNRFHAKAVTEGQRKFMGTLWNTYAFYTLYAEIDQFDPTKHALEYDKLSVMDKWLLSKMNTMVKSVDDNLGNYRIPEAARALQEFVDDMSNWYVRRCRDRFWAKGMEQDKVNAYMTLYTALVTVCKAAAPMIPFMTEEIYQNIVRSVDASAKESIHLCDFPVYNAEQVDEKLEADMDLVLKIVVLGRACRNGAAIKNRQPIGQMYVKAEASLPDYDEAIILDELNVKNITFTDDVSNFTTYNFKPQLKTVGPKYGKLVGGIRNYLAAVDGNEAKAQLDSKGLLTFEVDGTPVELAEEDLLIEMVKQEGFVTEADNGVTVVLDTNLSEELLEEGFVREVVSKIQSMRKEAGFEVTDHITFSYKGSDKAADIIGRNEAAIAGDVLADEVKAGEVAGYEKEWNINGEKVTLGVEKR